One region of Vibrio pelagius genomic DNA includes:
- a CDS encoding DUF294 nucleotidyltransferase-like domain-containing protein, with product MSDTLLPNILQFIDKIDPFDKVPKDALRELASQIQISYVGKGEVIDLCSNKGEKALYIVRTGALEQRKSNGVLRAKLGPEDLFGFTFLGQQQDSSEIYQAIAIENSLIYSVPHSALKTLFTKHPESAEHFASQAQVRLKSALDVVWSNKEKGLFIRRVGDVASGRVAVVTAEQPIKDVAKEMLIQRSPCAVVYEDDEIVGLITDRDMTKRVIAKDVSTSLPISEVMTLSPLTISPDDLVLQAASMMMQFNIRNLPVVQDNKVVGLLTTTHLVQNHRVQAIFLIEKIKYAGSVSSLAKFTPERQAIFEALVEGKVSPEVVGKVMTMIMDAYTRRLIQIAIDKLGPPPCDFAWIVAGSHARNEVHMLSDQDSAIVLSDDATDNDRIYFKHLAMIVTKGLESCHYPLCPGKYMAATPKWCQPLSVWKQYYKKWVDNPEYERLLNISVFLEIRSVYGNSEFEKILRDELHQNIQSNRSFLTMLVNDAVNTNPPLGIFNSLVLEKTGENKKTLNIKKYAINLIIDLARIYGLAVSCDLSATDERFRTAFEKGSLSEDSYKNIINAYRFILSFRFSHQLEALKQGDEPNNHINPNSFGSFERKHLKDAFRIIAELQDAAKMKFGG from the coding sequence ATGTCTGATACCCTTTTACCCAACATATTGCAGTTTATCGATAAAATTGACCCATTTGATAAGGTACCTAAAGACGCCTTAAGGGAACTCGCCTCTCAAATACAGATAAGCTATGTTGGCAAAGGTGAAGTCATCGATCTTTGCTCAAATAAAGGTGAAAAAGCACTCTACATCGTCCGAACTGGCGCGTTGGAGCAACGTAAGTCAAATGGTGTTTTGAGAGCGAAGTTAGGACCTGAAGATCTCTTCGGCTTTACCTTTCTGGGTCAGCAGCAAGACAGCAGTGAAATCTATCAAGCTATCGCAATTGAGAACTCACTCATCTACTCTGTGCCCCACTCTGCGCTCAAAACACTGTTTACCAAACATCCAGAGTCAGCTGAACACTTCGCGTCTCAAGCGCAAGTTCGTCTAAAATCCGCATTGGATGTGGTTTGGTCAAATAAAGAGAAAGGTCTGTTTATACGTAGAGTCGGTGATGTCGCAAGCGGGCGAGTGGCTGTTGTTACCGCAGAACAACCGATTAAAGACGTTGCCAAAGAGATGCTTATTCAACGCTCTCCTTGTGCCGTGGTCTATGAAGACGATGAAATTGTCGGCTTGATTACAGACAGAGACATGACCAAGCGCGTCATCGCGAAAGATGTCAGTACATCTCTTCCAATTTCCGAAGTTATGACACTGTCACCGTTAACCATTTCGCCAGACGATCTTGTTCTACAAGCGGCATCGATGATGATGCAGTTCAATATTCGTAATTTACCCGTCGTTCAAGATAACAAGGTGGTTGGCCTTCTAACGACCACCCACCTCGTTCAAAATCACCGTGTTCAAGCTATCTTCCTTATCGAGAAAATTAAATATGCAGGCAGCGTATCGTCATTGGCTAAGTTTACTCCAGAACGTCAGGCCATTTTTGAAGCCTTAGTTGAGGGTAAAGTCAGTCCAGAAGTTGTCGGTAAGGTGATGACAATGATCATGGATGCCTATACTCGCCGTCTTATTCAGATTGCTATTGATAAATTAGGTCCTCCACCCTGTGATTTCGCGTGGATTGTTGCCGGTTCACATGCGCGTAATGAAGTACACATGCTTTCAGACCAAGACAGTGCCATTGTATTGTCTGACGATGCCACCGATAACGACCGTATTTATTTCAAACACTTAGCAATGATTGTCACTAAAGGCTTGGAGAGCTGCCATTACCCACTTTGCCCAGGGAAATACATGGCTGCGACACCGAAATGGTGTCAGCCATTGTCGGTCTGGAAACAGTATTACAAGAAATGGGTGGATAACCCTGAATACGAGCGCCTACTCAACATTAGCGTTTTTCTAGAAATTCGCTCAGTTTATGGCAACAGCGAGTTTGAGAAGATTCTAAGGGACGAACTGCATCAAAATATTCAAAGCAATCGAAGCTTCCTTACTATGCTGGTTAACGATGCGGTGAATACCAACCCTCCTTTAGGAATTTTCAATAGCTTGGTTCTTGAAAAGACCGGCGAAAACAAGAAGACACTCAATATTAAGAAGTACGCGATTAACCTGATCATCGATCTCGCACGCATCTATGGGCTGGCCGTATCTTGTGACCTGTCAGCGACAGATGAACGATTTAGAACTGCATTCGAGAAAGGTTCACTCAGCGAAGATTCGTACAAGAACATTATCAACGCGTATCGTTTCATTCTTTCTTTCCGTTTCAGTCATCAACTCGAAGCACTTAAACAAGGTGATGAGCCCAACAACCATATCAACCCAAACAGTTTTGGTAGCTTTGAACGTAAACACCTCAAAGATGCCTTTAGGATCATAGCGGAATTGCAAGATGCTGCAAAAATGAAATTCGGAGGCTAA
- a CDS encoding oligogalacturonate-specific porin KdgM family protein — MKNSKVAIAVVTTLFAGMASAASIDYRYEYRAATDYTYEKDGTSETRHVDARHQHRVKLGDSFKLDDKWKHSTSLEIKFHTDDSYYDADSGSVKSGNSKSFYNGNWYVYGMEIDNTATYTVNSNWYLQVGMPIAWDWDEPNFNDGDWKMKKVTYKPQFRVGYKADMGLTTAIRYRHEYSDFRNHTLFGDTDNETGDKLESAQKSKITLTGSYKIESLPKLGLSYEANYVKSLDNVLLYDNEDWEWDAGIKVNYKFGSWKPFAELWSSDISSRSSDREAKYRVGVAYSF; from the coding sequence ATGAAAAATTCTAAAGTGGCTATTGCAGTGGTTACAACACTTTTTGCGGGTATGGCATCAGCTGCGTCTATTGATTACCGTTATGAGTACCGTGCAGCTACCGATTACACCTACGAAAAAGATGGAACGAGTGAAACTCGCCACGTTGATGCGCGCCACCAGCATCGTGTGAAATTGGGCGACAGCTTTAAGTTAGACGACAAATGGAAGCATTCAACGAGCCTAGAAATCAAATTCCATACTGACGATTCTTACTACGATGCTGACTCTGGCAGTGTTAAGAGTGGTAACAGTAAAAGTTTCTACAATGGAAACTGGTACGTTTACGGTATGGAGATAGACAACACAGCGACTTACACCGTAAATAGTAACTGGTACCTACAAGTCGGTATGCCAATCGCGTGGGATTGGGATGAGCCAAATTTCAACGATGGTGACTGGAAAATGAAAAAGGTCACTTACAAACCTCAATTCCGTGTTGGTTATAAAGCGGATATGGGTCTGACCACAGCGATTCGTTACCGTCACGAGTACTCAGATTTCCGTAATCACACACTTTTTGGTGACACAGATAATGAAACTGGTGACAAACTAGAATCTGCACAGAAATCAAAAATCACTTTAACAGGTTCATACAAGATCGAATCTCTGCCTAAGCTTGGTCTTTCTTACGAAGCTAACTATGTGAAGTCTTTAGACAATGTTCTTCTTTACGATAACGAAGACTGGGAATGGGATGCAGGTATCAAGGTGAACTACAAATTCGGTTCATGGAAGCCATTTGCTGAACTTTGGTCTTCAGACATTAGCTCTCGTTCTAGTGACCGTGAAGCTAAGTACCGTGTAGGTGTTGCTTACTCATTTTAA
- a CDS encoding cupin domain-containing protein has translation MNLFYEADNHPWEDLGNGLKRKVVSLTKDLMAVHLCFDKGAVGAVYDHKVQEQIGYVVKGSFEVEVDGNKQILSAGDAFMAHHHLENGAKSLEHGSVLLDLVNPS, from the coding sequence ATGAATCTCTTTTATGAAGCCGATAACCACCCTTGGGAAGATCTAGGTAATGGATTGAAGCGTAAAGTAGTGTCGTTAACCAAGGATTTGATGGCCGTCCACCTCTGTTTTGATAAAGGCGCCGTAGGTGCGGTCTACGATCACAAAGTACAAGAGCAGATTGGATATGTGGTCAAAGGAAGTTTTGAAGTTGAAGTTGACGGCAATAAACAAATCCTGAGTGCGGGAGATGCATTTATGGCTCACCATCATCTTGAAAATGGTGCGAAATCTCTCGAACACGGCAGTGTGTTGCTGGATTTAGTCAATCCCAGCTAA
- a CDS encoding SDR family NAD(P)-dependent oxidoreductase, translated as MFDDLKGKRVLITGSTSGMGLATAKYFAQCGAYIGLNGRSERTSEIEAILNELRELGGEAEFFQANLMQSSGCEKLVADFTHHFGGLDVLINNAGGLGGRENLEDIDDAFFDRVIDLNARSALMVTKFAIPHLRASAAESGETSCVVSTGSIAAREGGGVGAGLYAASKAWLHDIHRNWVKEFTKDRIRFNIVSPGTIDTAFHEAKSEEVKAGIANSIPMGRFGRAEEVAPSFAFLSSHACAGYITGQILDVNGGQMAP; from the coding sequence ATGTTTGATGATTTAAAAGGCAAGCGTGTACTAATCACAGGTTCAACGTCGGGTATGGGATTAGCAACGGCGAAGTATTTTGCTCAATGTGGGGCATATATTGGTTTGAATGGCCGCAGCGAAAGAACCTCAGAAATCGAAGCGATCTTAAACGAATTAAGAGAATTAGGGGGAGAGGCTGAGTTTTTCCAAGCCAACCTAATGCAATCGTCAGGCTGTGAAAAACTTGTTGCCGATTTTACACACCACTTTGGTGGGCTAGACGTGTTGATAAACAACGCGGGTGGTCTAGGTGGCAGGGAAAACCTAGAGGATATTGATGATGCGTTTTTCGATCGTGTTATTGATCTAAACGCACGATCTGCGCTGATGGTCACCAAGTTTGCGATTCCACATCTAAGAGCGTCAGCTGCGGAGTCTGGTGAAACATCTTGCGTTGTCAGTACTGGCTCGATCGCAGCACGTGAGGGCGGGGGTGTTGGAGCTGGTTTATATGCAGCATCGAAAGCTTGGCTTCATGACATCCATCGAAACTGGGTTAAAGAATTTACCAAAGATCGTATTCGTTTCAATATCGTTTCTCCAGGCACCATTGATACCGCTTTTCACGAAGCAAAATCTGAAGAGGTCAAAGCCGGTATAGCCAATTCAATACCAATGGGACGTTTTGGGCGTGCAGAAGAGGTTGCTCCGAGTTTCGCTTTCTTATCATCTCATGCCTGTGCAGGTTATATAACCGGACAAATTCTCGACGTTAATGGAGGTCAAATGGCACCATAG